From a single Pseudomonas sp. A34-9 genomic region:
- the hppD gene encoding 4-hydroxyphenylpyruvate dioxygenase, with the protein MADLYENPMGLMGFEFIELASPVPGTLEPIFEIMGFTKVATHRSKNVHLYRQGAINLILNNEPNSVASYFAAEHGPSVCGMAFRVKDSQKAYNRALELGAQPIHIETGPMELNLPAIKGIGGAPLYLIDRFGEGSSIYDIDFVFIEGVDRNPVGAGLKIIDHLTHNVYRGRMAYWANFYEKLFNFREIRYFDIKGEYTGLTSKAMTAPDGMIRIPLNEESSKGAGQIEEFLMQFNGEGIQHVAFLTDDLIKTWDQLKKIGMRFMTAPPDTYYEMLEGRLPNHGEPVDQLQSRGILLDGGDKRLLLQIFSETLMGPVFFEFIQRKGDDGFGEGNFKALFESIERDQVRRGVLATE; encoded by the coding sequence ATGGCAGATTTATACGAAAACCCAATGGGCCTGATGGGCTTTGAATTCATCGAGCTCGCATCGCCGGTGCCGGGCACCCTGGAGCCGATCTTCGAGATCATGGGCTTCACCAAAGTCGCGACCCACCGCTCCAAGAACGTGCACCTGTACCGCCAGGGCGCGATCAACCTGATCCTCAACAACGAACCCAACAGCGTCGCTTCGTACTTCGCCGCCGAGCACGGCCCGTCGGTTTGCGGGATGGCGTTCCGCGTCAAGGATTCGCAGAAAGCCTACAACCGCGCACTGGAACTCGGCGCTCAGCCGATCCACATCGAAACCGGTCCGATGGAGCTGAACCTGCCAGCGATCAAAGGCATTGGCGGCGCGCCGCTGTACCTGATCGACCGTTTTGGCGAAGGCAGCTCGATCTACGACATCGACTTCGTGTTTATCGAAGGCGTTGACCGCAATCCGGTTGGCGCTGGTCTGAAGATCATCGACCACCTGACCCACAACGTATATCGCGGTCGCATGGCTTACTGGGCGAACTTCTACGAGAAGCTGTTCAACTTCCGCGAGATCCGCTACTTCGACATCAAGGGCGAATACACCGGCCTGACCTCGAAAGCGATGACCGCACCGGACGGCATGATCCGCATCCCGCTGAACGAAGAATCGTCCAAAGGCGCCGGCCAGATCGAAGAGTTCCTGATGCAGTTCAACGGCGAGGGCATCCAGCACGTTGCGTTCCTCACCGACGACCTGATCAAGACCTGGGATCAGTTGAAGAAGATCGGCATGCGCTTCATGACCGCGCCGCCGGACACCTATTACGAAATGCTCGAAGGTCGTCTGCCGAATCACGGCGAGCCGGTTGATCAACTGCAATCGCGCGGCATCCTGCTCGATGGGGGTGACAAGCGTCTGCTGCTGCAGATCTTCTCGGAAACCCTGATGGGCCCGGTGTTCTTCGAATTCATCCAGCGCAAAGGCGATGATGGTTTCGGCGAGGGCAACTTCAAGGCCCTGTTCGAGTCGATCGAACGCGATCAGGTGCGTCGTGGTGTGCTTGCCACCGAGTAA
- a CDS encoding site-specific integrase, protein MSDLDRYLQAATRDNTRRSYRAAIEHFEVKWGGFLPATADSVARYLVAHAEELSINTLKLRLSALAQWHNSQGFADPTKAPVVRKVFKGIRALHPAQEKQAEPLQLQDLQRVIDWLEQEAQTAREQQDRPLLLKAYRDRALILLGFWRGFRSDELCRLQIEHVQAHAGKGMTLYLPRSKGDRENLGQTYQAPALLKLCPVHAYIDWITEAALVRGPVFRSIDRWGNLNEEGLHANSIIPLLRQALQRAGIAAENYTSHSLRRGFATWAHQSGWDLKSLMSYVGWKDMKSAMRYVEASPFQGMARITDKPASS, encoded by the coding sequence ATGAGCGATCTGGATCGCTATCTGCAAGCCGCCACCCGCGACAACACCCGCCGTAGCTATCGCGCGGCCATCGAGCATTTCGAGGTGAAGTGGGGCGGATTCTTGCCAGCAACGGCCGACAGCGTTGCGCGTTATCTGGTGGCGCACGCCGAAGAGCTGTCGATCAATACGCTGAAACTGCGACTGTCGGCGCTGGCGCAGTGGCACAACAGCCAAGGGTTTGCCGATCCGACCAAGGCGCCGGTGGTGCGCAAGGTCTTCAAAGGCATTCGCGCGCTGCACCCGGCGCAGGAGAAACAGGCCGAGCCGTTGCAGTTGCAGGATCTGCAGCGCGTCATCGATTGGCTTGAGCAGGAGGCGCAAACCGCAAGAGAGCAACAGGATCGCCCGTTACTGCTCAAGGCTTATCGTGATCGCGCATTGATACTTTTGGGATTCTGGCGCGGCTTCCGCAGCGATGAGTTGTGCCGCCTGCAAATCGAACACGTGCAAGCGCACGCTGGCAAAGGCATGACCTTGTATCTGCCACGCAGCAAGGGCGATCGGGAAAACCTCGGCCAGACCTATCAAGCCCCGGCGTTGCTCAAGCTGTGCCCGGTGCACGCCTACATCGACTGGATCACTGAGGCGGCGTTGGTACGCGGCCCGGTTTTTCGCAGCATCGACCGCTGGGGCAATCTGAACGAGGAGGGGCTGCACGCCAACAGCATCATCCCGCTGCTGCGTCAGGCGTTGCAACGCGCGGGCATTGCCGCCGAAAACTACACCAGCCACTCCCTGCGCCGAGGCTTCGCGACGTGGGCGCATCAAAGTGGCTGGGATTTGAAATCATTGATGAGTTATGTCGGCTGGAAGGATATGAAGTCGGCGATGCGCTATGTTGAAGCCAGCCCATTCCAGGGAATGGCTCGGATTACGGATAAACCGGCTTCGTCGTAG
- a CDS encoding DUF4946 domain-containing protein: MIRLFKSLFVFSALSFAAVGVSADEPIITWPAGWAVEALPDATAQVSRQRAVKNDADGNQVMVMELTMTQVEKGHQVNLQGVLLEMRKSIQKDFFQGSYQSVCNKVHAATLGTLSALETTCTITENGRHVLSQTLVAAVEADKAYVLSYAGQAEVYKASADEIVAVRNSLKL; this comes from the coding sequence ATGATCCGACTGTTCAAGTCCCTGTTTGTTTTTTCTGCGTTGTCTTTCGCTGCGGTCGGCGTGTCGGCGGACGAGCCCATTATTACCTGGCCGGCCGGTTGGGCCGTCGAAGCGCTGCCTGACGCGACGGCGCAAGTTTCCCGGCAACGGGCGGTGAAAAACGACGCCGATGGCAATCAGGTGATGGTGATGGAATTGACCATGACGCAGGTTGAGAAAGGCCACCAGGTCAATTTGCAGGGCGTGCTGCTGGAGATGCGCAAGTCGATACAGAAGGACTTCTTCCAGGGAAGCTACCAGAGCGTCTGCAACAAAGTGCATGCGGCGACGCTGGGTACTTTGTCGGCGCTGGAAACCACTTGCACGATCACCGAAAACGGCCGGCATGTGTTGTCGCAAACCCTGGTAGCGGCGGTCGAGGCGGACAAGGCTTATGTTCTTTCCTACGCCGGGCAAGCTGAGGTTTATAAGGCGAGCGCAGACGAGATAGTGGCGGTGAGAAACAGCTTGAAACTTTAA
- the gloA gene encoding lactoylglutathione lyase, which produces MSLHELNTFPGVTATPDSATRNFVFNHTMLRVKDITQSLDFYTRVLGFSLVEKRDFPEAEFSLYFLALVDKAQIPADAAARTEWMKSIPGILELTHNHGTENDADFAYHNGNTDPRGFGHICISVPDIVAACARFEELGCDFQKRLTDGRMKSLAFIKDPDGYWVEIIQPAPL; this is translated from the coding sequence ATGAGCCTGCACGAACTCAACACTTTCCCCGGCGTCACTGCCACCCCAGACAGCGCAACCCGCAACTTCGTCTTCAACCACACCATGTTGCGCGTCAAAGACATCACCCAATCCCTGGACTTCTACACCCGCGTACTGGGTTTCTCGCTGGTCGAAAAGCGTGACTTCCCGGAAGCCGAGTTCAGCCTGTATTTCCTCGCACTGGTCGACAAGGCGCAGATTCCGGCCGATGCCGCCGCTCGCACCGAGTGGATGAAGTCGATTCCGGGCATTCTCGAACTGACCCATAACCATGGCACCGAGAATGACGCGGATTTCGCTTATCACAACGGCAATACCGATCCGCGCGGGTTTGGCCATATCTGCATTTCGGTGCCGGATATCGTGGCTGCGTGCGCACGTTTTGAAGAACTGGGCTGCGACTTCCAGAAGCGCCTGACCGATGGCCGCATGAAAAGCCTGGCGTTCATCAAGGATCCGGATGGTTACTGGGTCGAGATCATCCAGCCTGCGCCGCTGTAA
- a CDS encoding cyclic diguanylate phosphodiesterase, whose translation MPLTVRPRRTRGTRIVVTLLSGLLPVLLGSAILYMQAERTLEQSSRQTADEALGQFELMLDNTAQAARELLPLAGQTCENVKLALREQVTRRPFVRSTNLVWDDNLYCSSLFGDFKEAVNAGDYNQGKLWLMNGNPVTPNTALLVYRLSEGRGGALTTLDGYHLSNMLRLIGRHMLLVLQVGDHWLSADGKVHTGALPALPIAQNTLDSSRYAFSVSAGFREGETWRYMANEYPPLFSLLIFFGGVSGAIGHVLQKRSTSPSHEMLRALEAGEFIPYFQPVVHGDSKKWSGAEVLMRWTHPKEGLVRPDLFIPFAEHSGLIVPMTRALMQQTAAVLGPLSSTFTPPFHIGINITASHCKDLELVEDCREFLAAFVPDSISLVLELTERELIEPTDITRQLFEQLHALGVKIAIDDFGTGHSSLGYLRKFNVDFLKIDQSFVAMIGVDALSRHILDTIIELSAKLDLGIVAEGVETQAQADYLTAHHVNFLQGYLFGKPMPAADFISALTHH comes from the coding sequence ATGCCGTTAACCGTCAGACCCCGCCGCACGCGCGGCACGCGCATCGTTGTGACACTGCTCAGCGGCCTGCTTCCGGTGCTGCTGGGCAGCGCGATCCTTTACATGCAGGCTGAACGCACGCTGGAACAAAGTTCACGACAGACTGCAGACGAGGCGTTGGGCCAGTTCGAGTTGATGCTCGATAACACCGCCCAGGCCGCCCGTGAATTGCTGCCACTGGCCGGCCAGACGTGTGAGAACGTCAAACTCGCCCTGCGCGAGCAAGTGACACGCCGTCCGTTTGTGCGCTCGACCAATCTGGTGTGGGACGACAACCTCTATTGCAGTTCGTTGTTTGGCGACTTCAAGGAAGCCGTCAACGCGGGTGACTACAACCAGGGCAAGTTGTGGCTGATGAATGGCAACCCGGTGACACCCAACACCGCCCTGTTGGTCTATCGCCTCAGCGAAGGTCGCGGCGGCGCCCTGACGACACTCGATGGTTACCATCTAAGCAACATGTTGCGTCTGATCGGCCGGCACATGCTGCTGGTATTGCAAGTGGGCGATCACTGGCTGTCGGCCGATGGCAAAGTACACACCGGCGCCCTGCCCGCGTTGCCGATAGCGCAAAATACGCTGGACTCTTCGCGCTATGCGTTTAGCGTTTCTGCCGGTTTCCGCGAAGGCGAAACCTGGCGCTACATGGCCAATGAATACCCGCCGCTGTTTAGTTTGTTGATCTTTTTTGGTGGGGTGTCGGGTGCCATCGGCCATGTCTTGCAGAAGCGCTCTACTTCTCCGAGCCACGAGATGCTCCGCGCATTGGAAGCCGGCGAGTTCATTCCTTACTTCCAGCCCGTAGTGCATGGCGACAGTAAGAAATGGTCGGGGGCGGAAGTGCTGATGCGTTGGACTCACCCCAAAGAAGGACTGGTGCGCCCGGACCTGTTTATTCCATTCGCCGAACATTCGGGATTGATCGTGCCGATGACCCGCGCCCTTATGCAACAGACCGCCGCAGTGCTGGGACCGCTGTCGTCAACGTTCACCCCGCCCTTTCATATCGGCATCAATATCACCGCGAGCCATTGCAAGGACCTGGAACTGGTGGAGGACTGCCGGGAGTTTCTCGCCGCGTTCGTGCCCGACAGCATCAGCCTGGTCCTGGAGTTGACCGAGCGCGAATTGATCGAGCCGACCGACATCACCCGGCAACTGTTCGAGCAACTGCATGCACTGGGCGTGAAGATCGCGATTGACGACTTCGGCACCGGCCACTCAAGCCTCGGCTACTTGCGCAAATTCAATGTCGACTTCCTCAAGATCGATCAGAGTTTCGTCGCCATGATTGGCGTCGACGCGCTGTCCCGACACATTCTCGATACCATAATCGAACTGTCGGCCAAGCTTGATTTGGGTATTGTTGCCGAAGGTGTCGAAACTCAGGCACAAGCCGATTATCTGACTGCACATCACGTCAACTTTCTGCAAGGCTACCTGTTCGGCAAACCGATGCCGGCCGCAGACTTCATCAGCGCATTAACTCACCATTAA
- a CDS encoding DNA-binding protein, producing the protein MARGGITKALVQIARTAILARGEHPSIDAVRIEMGNTGSKTTIHRYLKELDDGAQPIEASAEPIDDELTALVSRLAQRLKEQAQEPIEQAREQFEEQREALESELKQTRQTLEKLEHEHDIQGAALARESEALGNTRSMLQTEQTRNAGLNQALADFELRLQDKDEQIRSLEEKHLHARDALEHYRNASKEQREQEQSRHEAQVQQIQAELRQAQQSALVRQDEITQLHRDNERLLTENRGTQRELSLLQDQLKQSNQRQDQLLEQATRVDSERTLLQERLRVATLESQTLKQSIEEQTLLNQSLEKELNKAQASLEESQRLAATVAAAPDTAKPKDA; encoded by the coding sequence ATGGCCCGTGGCGGCATTACCAAAGCCCTGGTGCAGATCGCGCGCACCGCGATCCTCGCCCGTGGCGAACACCCGAGCATCGATGCAGTACGCATTGAAATGGGCAACACCGGCTCGAAAACCACGATCCATCGTTACCTGAAAGAGCTGGACGACGGCGCTCAACCGATTGAAGCCTCGGCCGAGCCGATCGATGATGAGTTGACCGCCCTCGTCTCCCGCCTCGCTCAGCGCCTGAAAGAACAGGCGCAAGAGCCCATCGAACAGGCTCGCGAACAGTTTGAGGAACAGCGCGAGGCGCTGGAATCGGAGCTGAAACAGACGCGGCAAACGCTGGAAAAGCTCGAACACGAGCACGACATTCAAGGCGCAGCCCTGGCGCGTGAATCCGAAGCGCTTGGCAACACCCGTTCGATGCTGCAAACCGAACAGACCCGTAATGCCGGGCTGAATCAGGCACTGGCCGACTTTGAGTTGCGCCTGCAAGACAAGGACGAGCAGATTCGCTCGCTGGAAGAAAAACACCTGCACGCCCGCGACGCACTGGAGCACTACCGCAACGCCAGCAAAGAGCAACGCGAGCAGGAACAGAGCCGCCACGAAGCGCAAGTGCAGCAGATTCAGGCGGAATTGCGCCAGGCGCAGCAAAGTGCACTGGTTCGTCAGGACGAGATCACGCAACTGCACCGCGACAACGAACGCCTGCTCACGGAGAACCGTGGCACGCAGCGCGAACTGAGCTTGCTGCAAGACCAACTCAAGCAGAGCAATCAACGTCAGGATCAGTTACTGGAACAAGCGACGCGCGTCGACAGCGAGCGCACCCTCCTCCAAGAGCGCTTGCGCGTGGCCACACTGGAAAGCCAGACACTCAAACAGAGCATCGAGGAGCAGACGCTGCTCAACCAGTCACTGGAGAAGGAATTGAACAAGGCTCAGGCGAGCCTGGAGGAAAGCCAGCGTCTGGCAGCTACCGTTGCGGCAGCGCCAGACACAGCCAAACCGAAAGACGCTTAA
- the ahpF gene encoding alkyl hydroperoxide reductase subunit F, producing MLDANLKAQLKSYLERVTQPIEIVASLDDGAKSREMLELLKDVASLSSQITLIDSGDDARKPSFSINRPGADISLRFAGIPMGHEFTSLVLALLQVGGHPSKASVEVIEQIRSLKGEFSFETYFSLSCQNCPDVVQALNLMAVLNPNIRHVAIDGALFQDEVNDRKIMAVPSIYLNGENFGQGRMGLEEILAKLDTGAIERQADKISAKQAFDVLVVGGGPAGASAAIYAARKGIRTGVAAERFGGQVLDTMAIENFISVQETEGPKLATALEEHVKQYDVDIMNLQRADKLIPGKNGELHEVHFASGATLKAKSVILATGARWREMNVPGEQEYRNKGVAYCPHCDGPLFKGKRVAVIGGGNSGVEAAIDLAGIVSHVTLLEFDVQLRADAVLQRKLHSLPNVTVITSAQTTEVTGNGEKVNGLRYKDRTTDELRTVELEGIFVQIGLLPNTDWLKGTIELSPRGEIIVDNRGETSIAGIFAAGDVTTVPYKQIVIAVGEGAKASLSAFDHLIRTSAPA from the coding sequence ATGTTGGACGCCAATCTTAAAGCCCAGTTGAAATCGTACCTGGAACGGGTCACCCAGCCGATCGAGATCGTTGCCTCCCTCGACGACGGTGCGAAATCCCGTGAAATGCTGGAACTGCTGAAAGACGTTGCCAGTCTTTCGAGCCAAATTACCTTGATCGACAGCGGTGACGACGCGCGCAAGCCATCGTTCTCGATCAACCGCCCGGGCGCCGACATCAGTCTGCGATTCGCCGGTATCCCGATGGGCCACGAGTTCACCTCGCTGGTGCTGGCCTTGCTGCAAGTCGGCGGCCACCCATCGAAAGCCAGTGTTGAAGTGATCGAGCAGATCCGCTCGCTCAAAGGTGAGTTCAGCTTCGAGACTTACTTCTCGCTGTCCTGCCAGAACTGCCCGGACGTGGTCCAGGCGCTGAACCTGATGGCCGTGCTCAACCCGAACATCCGCCACGTCGCCATCGACGGCGCGTTGTTCCAGGACGAAGTCAACGATCGCAAGATCATGGCCGTGCCGAGCATCTACCTCAATGGTGAAAACTTCGGTCAGGGCCGCATGGGCCTGGAAGAGATTCTCGCCAAACTCGACACCGGCGCCATCGAGCGTCAGGCCGATAAAATCAGCGCCAAACAGGCTTTTGATGTACTGGTTGTCGGCGGTGGCCCGGCCGGTGCTTCGGCTGCCATTTATGCCGCGCGTAAGGGCATCCGGACTGGCGTCGCGGCTGAGCGTTTCGGCGGTCAGGTGCTCGACACCATGGCCATCGAGAACTTCATTTCCGTGCAGGAAACCGAAGGGCCGAAACTGGCCACTGCGCTGGAAGAGCACGTCAAACAGTACGACGTCGACATCATGAACCTGCAACGCGCCGACAAGCTGATCCCGGGTAAAAACGGCGAGCTGCATGAAGTTCACTTTGCCAGCGGCGCGACCCTGAAAGCCAAAAGTGTGATTCTGGCGACCGGTGCGCGGTGGCGTGAAATGAACGTGCCGGGCGAGCAGGAGTACCGCAACAAAGGCGTGGCCTACTGCCCGCACTGCGACGGTCCGCTGTTCAAAGGCAAGCGTGTGGCAGTGATTGGCGGCGGTAACTCCGGCGTTGAAGCGGCCATCGACCTGGCCGGGATCGTGTCGCACGTAACGCTGCTGGAGTTCGACGTACAACTGCGTGCCGACGCCGTATTGCAACGCAAGCTGCACAGTCTCCCGAACGTCACCGTGATCACCAGTGCGCAAACCACTGAAGTCACTGGTAACGGTGAGAAGGTCAACGGCCTGCGTTACAAGGATCGCACTACTGATGAACTGCGCACTGTCGAGCTGGAAGGGATCTTCGTGCAGATCGGTCTGCTACCGAACACTGACTGGCTGAAGGGCACCATCGAGCTGTCGCCGCGTGGCGAGATCATTGTCGATAACCGTGGTGAAACATCGATTGCGGGCATCTTCGCAGCGGGTGACGTGACCACTGTGCCGTACAAGCAGATCGTGATTGCGGTGGGCGAGGGCGCCAAGGCTTCGTTGAGTGCATTCGATCACTTGATCCGCACTTCGGCTCCGGCGTAA
- a CDS encoding DMT family transporter produces the protein MRNVEQLHTTSSDIPVYLTLAAVTMVWGGTFVAGRFLAGGLSPIVAASLRFLLASAALQGFLWLARIPLARPTPRQWLQLALLGFFGIFFYNLCFFYGLQYINASRASLIVALNPAVIGLASWWLFKERLGRVKVAGIATCIVGAGLVIVSRNPQLLAATPDAWIGDLLILGCVLGWGVYSLFSRELNQTLGPLQTVTYSILIGTLMLWVLAAVRGELSWAALNDLGLPQWLSLLYLGILGSALAYIGYYDGLRKIGATRSGVFIALNPLTAVLFGAVLLGEQLTLAMCGGGALILTGIYLCNKPLAPGARKRIL, from the coding sequence ATGCGCAACGTCGAGCAACTGCATACAACGTCGTCCGACATCCCGGTTTATCTGACACTGGCGGCGGTGACCATGGTCTGGGGCGGGACCTTTGTCGCCGGGCGTTTCCTCGCCGGCGGTCTGAGTCCGATCGTTGCGGCCAGCCTGCGCTTCTTGCTCGCCAGTGCCGCGCTGCAGGGTTTCTTGTGGCTGGCGCGGATCCCCTTGGCGCGTCCAACGCCACGGCAATGGTTGCAACTGGCGCTGCTGGGGTTCTTCGGAATTTTCTTCTACAACCTGTGCTTCTTTTATGGTCTGCAATACATCAACGCATCGCGGGCCTCATTGATTGTCGCGTTGAACCCGGCGGTGATCGGTCTTGCCTCGTGGTGGCTGTTCAAAGAACGCTTGGGCCGGGTGAAAGTCGCCGGCATCGCGACCTGTATTGTTGGCGCCGGTCTGGTGATCGTCAGCCGTAATCCGCAATTACTGGCTGCAACGCCTGACGCATGGATCGGTGATCTGTTGATCCTTGGCTGTGTGCTGGGTTGGGGTGTTTACTCGTTGTTTTCCCGTGAGCTGAATCAGACGCTGGGGCCGCTGCAGACCGTGACGTACTCGATCCTGATCGGCACGCTCATGTTGTGGGTTCTGGCGGCTGTGCGCGGCGAACTGAGCTGGGCGGCGCTGAACGATCTGGGACTGCCGCAATGGTTGAGCCTGCTGTACCTCGGCATCCTCGGCTCGGCGCTGGCCTACATCGGTTACTACGACGGCCTGCGTAAAATCGGCGCGACGCGCAGCGGCGTGTTTATCGCGTTGAACCCATTGACGGCCGTTCTCTTCGGCGCCGTGTTGCTGGGCGAACAACTGACATTGGCCATGTGCGGGGGTGGCGCACTGATCCTGACGGGCATTTACCTGTGCAACAAACCCCTTGCACCGGGCGCCAGAAAGCGGATTTTATAG
- a CDS encoding LysR family transcriptional regulator, with translation MTLTQLEIFSLVAELRGFTLAAHRLGISQSAVSHAMKSLEQELGVELLRRHQSSVELSDIGEQLLLRARAMLGLANTLRQEAADARGMKTGTLRIGSFGPTSSIKLLPGILRQYREAHPGIEVHIDEGPDRQVTQWLEERRIDIGFVVLPEERFDTFALIQDQMVALLPVGHPLAARSALSLKELCDAPFVLTEAGSSELVSRLFMAARLQPNIRYRCSQLLSTLDTVSRGDAITIVAEGSLPQEATPRYVKKPLLPAVQRQVGLAVLDQRQASPATLAFIELATRMKH, from the coding sequence ATGACCCTCACTCAACTGGAAATCTTCTCGCTCGTTGCCGAGCTGCGCGGGTTTACCCTCGCGGCCCATCGGCTGGGGATTTCGCAGTCGGCGGTGTCCCACGCGATGAAGTCGCTGGAGCAGGAACTCGGCGTCGAACTGCTGCGTCGGCACCAGTCTTCAGTGGAACTCAGTGACATCGGTGAGCAATTACTGCTGCGCGCCCGCGCCATGCTCGGTCTGGCCAACACCTTGCGCCAGGAAGCCGCCGATGCTCGCGGCATGAAAACCGGCACTCTGCGCATCGGCTCGTTCGGACCAACCTCGTCGATCAAACTGTTACCCGGGATTCTGCGGCAATATCGAGAGGCGCATCCGGGCATCGAAGTGCACATTGATGAAGGGCCGGATCGACAAGTGACGCAATGGCTGGAGGAGCGGCGGATCGACATCGGTTTCGTGGTGCTGCCAGAGGAGCGCTTCGACACGTTTGCCTTGATCCAGGACCAGATGGTTGCCCTGCTGCCGGTGGGCCATCCGCTGGCAGCACGGTCGGCGTTGAGCCTCAAAGAGTTGTGCGACGCGCCGTTTGTGCTGACCGAGGCCGGTTCTTCGGAACTGGTGTCGCGGCTGTTCATGGCCGCGCGTTTACAACCGAATATCCGCTATCGCTGCTCGCAACTGCTCAGCACCCTCGACACGGTCAGCCGGGGTGACGCCATTACGATTGTTGCCGAAGGCTCACTACCGCAGGAGGCAACGCCTCGCTATGTGAAGAAGCCATTATTGCCCGCCGTACAGCGTCAGGTTGGCCTTGCTGTCCTTGATCAACGCCAGGCGTCTCCCGCTACGCTGGCCTTTATCGAGTTGGCAACGCGGATGAAGCACTGA
- a CDS encoding histone-like nucleoid-structuring protein, MvaT/MvaU family produces MSRLAEFRAAEKALQEQLKQLESLKNDAGLKKEIEFEEKLQGLMKTYGKGLKDIIAILDPNPAKSALQTSAAPKTRRARVVKVYQNPHTGELIETKGGNHRGLKAWKEQYGAATVDSWLRG; encoded by the coding sequence TTGTCCAGACTCGCTGAATTTCGTGCAGCTGAAAAGGCCCTTCAGGAACAGCTCAAACAGCTGGAATCGCTGAAGAACGATGCCGGGCTCAAGAAAGAAATCGAATTCGAAGAAAAGCTCCAGGGGCTGATGAAAACCTACGGCAAAGGCCTGAAAGACATCATCGCCATCCTCGATCCGAACCCGGCAAAATCCGCTCTGCAGACCTCCGCAGCACCTAAAACCCGCCGCGCTCGCGTGGTCAAGGTTTATCAGAACCCGCACACCGGTGAACTGATCGAAACCAAGGGCGGCAACCACCGCGGCCTGAAAGCCTGGAAGGAACAATACGGTGCTGCCACCGTTGATTCCTGGTTGCGCGGTTAA
- the ahpC gene encoding alkyl hydroperoxide reductase subunit C translates to MPIINSQVKPFKATAFKNGDFVQVSDADLKGKWSVVFFYPADFTFVCPTELEDLADNYAAFQKLGVEIYSVSTDTHFAHAAWHNTSPAIGKIQYTMIGDPTHAISRNFDVLIEEVGLADRGTFVINPEGQIKIVELNDGGVGRDASELLRKIKAAQYVAAHPGEVCPAKWKEGEATLAPSLDLVGKI, encoded by the coding sequence ATGCCTATCATCAACAGCCAAGTAAAACCGTTCAAAGCTACCGCGTTCAAAAACGGCGACTTCGTTCAAGTCTCGGACGCTGACCTGAAAGGCAAGTGGTCGGTCGTGTTCTTCTACCCAGCCGACTTCACCTTCGTTTGCCCAACCGAGCTGGAAGACCTGGCTGACAACTACGCTGCTTTCCAGAAACTGGGCGTAGAAATCTACAGCGTTTCCACCGACACCCACTTTGCCCACGCTGCCTGGCACAACACTTCGCCAGCCATCGGCAAAATCCAATACACCATGATCGGCGACCCGACCCACGCCATCTCCCGCAACTTCGACGTGCTGATCGAAGAAGTTGGCCTGGCTGACCGTGGCACCTTCGTGATCAACCCTGAAGGCCAGATCAAAATCGTTGAACTGAACGATGGCGGCGTTGGCCGTGACGCTTCCGAGCTGCTGCGCAAGATCAAGGCCGCTCAATACGTGGCTGCTCACCCAGGCGAAGTTTGCCCAGCCAAGTGGAAAGAAGGCGAGGCCACTCTGGCGCCGTCCCTGGACCTGGTCGGCAAGATCTAA